In the genome of Mucilaginibacter terrenus, one region contains:
- a CDS encoding DUF4142 domain-containing protein, giving the protein MKKFTLGLMMLLGSIVSLQSCKDEENDGMRISSQEFTTQAASGNMLEIQAGQLALTKASNAEVKQYGQHMVTDHTKATDELKATAAKNNITVPTQLTAAHQQQLNALAPLSGAEFDKAFAALMVQSHQEQVTLFEKATTYADIGDFRTLAAEKLPTLKEHLTEATTLNATVNK; this is encoded by the coding sequence ATGAAAAAATTTACTTTAGGATTAATGATGCTACTAGGTAGTATTGTTTCTTTACAAAGCTGTAAAGATGAAGAGAACGACGGCATGCGTATTAGCAGCCAGGAATTTACCACACAGGCTGCAAGCGGCAACATGCTGGAGATACAGGCCGGACAGCTTGCTTTAACGAAAGCTTCCAATGCAGAAGTTAAGCAGTATGGCCAGCACATGGTAACCGACCACACCAAAGCTACCGACGAACTCAAAGCTACAGCAGCTAAAAACAATATTACTGTACCTACACAGTTAACTGCCGCGCATCAGCAACAGCTAAATGCATTGGCCCCACTATCAGGCGCCGAGTTCGACAAAGCTTTTGCAGCTTTAATGGTACAATCGCACCAGGAGCAGGTTACTTTATTTGAAAAAGCCACTACCTACGCAGATATAGGCGATTTCAGGACCTTAGCTGCCGAAAAGCTGCCGACGTTAAAGGAGCATTTAACCGAAGCAACTACGCTTAATGCTACGGTAAACAAATAA